The following coding sequences are from one Streptococcus mitis window:
- a CDS encoding ECF-type riboflavin transporter substrate-binding protein yields the protein MKNQSIKQVVAIGVGAALFVVIGMISIPTPVPNTSIQLQYAVQSLLSIIFGPLVGLLVGLIGHAVKDSLAGYGLWWTWIIASGLFGLAVGLFRKYIRVTQGVFELKDIVFFNLIQIVANALVWGVLAPLGDVVIYQEAAEKVFAQGIVAGIANAVTIAIAGTLLLLAYSRTQTRSGSLKKD from the coding sequence ATGAAAAATCAATCAATTAAACAAGTTGTTGCTATCGGTGTTGGAGCTGCGCTCTTTGTTGTCATCGGGATGATCAGCATTCCGACACCTGTTCCAAATACAAGCATCCAGCTTCAGTATGCGGTACAGAGCCTCTTGTCTATCATTTTTGGCCCTCTAGTGGGATTACTTGTTGGTTTAATTGGTCATGCAGTGAAGGACTCTCTTGCTGGCTACGGTCTTTGGTGGACTTGGATTATTGCTAGTGGTCTCTTTGGTCTAGCTGTAGGTCTCTTTAGAAAATACATTCGAGTAACACAGGGTGTTTTTGAGTTGAAGGATATTGTCTTCTTTAACCTCATTCAGATTGTTGCAAATGCTCTTGTTTGGGGTGTCTTAGCACCACTTGGAGATGTTGTGATTTATCAAGAAGCAGCAGAAAAAGTATTTGCCCAAGGGATTGTTGCAGGTATTGCAAACGCTGTGACTATTGCTATCGCGGGGACTCTTCTCTTGCTAGCTTATTCACGTACGCAGACTCGTTCAGGAAGTTTGAAAAAGGATTAA